The Corallococcus exiguus genome includes a window with the following:
- a CDS encoding lipase maturation factor family protein produces the protein MREMQPLVLFDGDCGFCMRWVARWRQDTGGRVRFARGSGWLLKLLGISKKDMRRAMQLVEPSGRRSSGAEAVFRMLAWSPRWSTRLAARLGLVPGVRHVAGAVYSVIAHHRRRASRWDSWLFSRVTEPAEHRLVRWAFMRLLGGTFLIAFTSLGKQVLGLYGEKGIRPIRDVAQSERWAAQGRWRRPSVFWKDASDAALVRGCRVGQALSLALLLNVAPLPSAAALWALYLSYVSLGREFLSFQWDVLLLEMGLVGALTAPVGVRPGLGKRDVSALEVFLFRMLVFRLYFGSGISKFHSGDRTWRELSACDVYFETAPLPTRGGWAAHQLPRQVRHTGTAAVLAAETAVPFLAFGPRRVRQAAFGILSALQAAIMTTGNYGFFNVQSLALGLWLLDDAALRRVLPETLWRDAGPARRPSVPGMALSVAAAVPLLMLGTVEQLRRMGWWPRGPERLVRAVDWLEDRVMPLHSVNSYGLFAVMTVDRPEITVEGSDDGEHWLEYPFRYKTSGVDRPPRQVAPHQPRLDWQMWFAALGSPPSWFLALMERLLEGSPEVLGLFASNPFPARPPRLVRAVLHDYRMTSRTERQRTGAWWKRERRGLYVSPLTLAPGSSEQAGRLTWHV, from the coding sequence ATGCGCGAGATGCAACCGCTGGTGCTGTTCGATGGGGACTGCGGCTTCTGCATGCGCTGGGTGGCTCGCTGGCGCCAGGACACCGGTGGCCGGGTGCGCTTCGCGCGCGGGAGCGGATGGCTGCTCAAGCTCCTGGGCATCTCCAAGAAAGACATGCGGCGGGCGATGCAGCTGGTGGAGCCGTCGGGGCGCCGCTCGTCCGGCGCGGAGGCCGTCTTCCGCATGCTCGCCTGGTCGCCCCGCTGGAGCACGCGTCTGGCCGCGCGTCTGGGATTGGTGCCCGGCGTCCGGCACGTGGCGGGCGCGGTGTATTCGGTCATCGCGCACCACCGCCGGCGCGCGTCGCGGTGGGACAGTTGGTTGTTCAGCCGCGTGACGGAGCCCGCGGAGCACCGGCTGGTGCGGTGGGCCTTCATGAGACTGCTGGGCGGCACGTTCCTCATCGCCTTCACGTCGCTGGGGAAGCAGGTGCTGGGGCTCTACGGGGAGAAGGGCATCCGTCCCATCCGCGACGTCGCCCAGTCCGAGCGCTGGGCCGCGCAGGGCCGCTGGCGCCGTCCCTCCGTGTTCTGGAAGGACGCGTCGGACGCGGCGCTGGTGCGCGGCTGCCGCGTGGGACAGGCCCTGTCGCTGGCGCTGCTCCTCAACGTGGCCCCGCTCCCGAGTGCCGCCGCGCTGTGGGCGCTGTATCTGTCCTACGTGTCACTGGGGCGCGAGTTCCTGTCGTTCCAGTGGGACGTGCTGCTGTTGGAGATGGGGCTGGTGGGCGCGCTCACCGCGCCGGTCGGCGTGAGGCCCGGGCTGGGGAAGCGGGACGTGTCCGCGCTGGAGGTGTTCCTCTTCCGGATGCTCGTGTTCCGGCTCTACTTCGGGTCGGGCATCAGCAAGTTCCACTCGGGCGACCGGACGTGGCGCGAGTTGAGCGCGTGCGACGTGTACTTCGAGACCGCGCCCCTGCCCACGCGCGGCGGTTGGGCCGCGCACCAGCTTCCGCGCCAGGTGCGCCACACGGGCACGGCGGCGGTGCTGGCGGCGGAGACGGCGGTGCCCTTCCTCGCCTTCGGTCCCCGGCGCGTGCGGCAGGCCGCGTTCGGCATCCTCTCCGCGTTGCAGGCGGCCATCATGACCACGGGCAACTACGGCTTCTTCAACGTCCAGTCGCTGGCCCTGGGGCTGTGGCTGCTGGACGACGCGGCCCTGCGGCGCGTGCTGCCGGAGACACTGTGGCGCGATGCGGGGCCCGCGCGGCGGCCGTCGGTGCCAGGCATGGCGCTGTCCGTGGCCGCGGCGGTGCCGTTGCTCATGCTGGGCACCGTGGAGCAGCTGCGCCGGATGGGGTGGTGGCCTCGCGGCCCGGAGCGCCTGGTGCGGGCGGTGGACTGGCTGGAGGACCGGGTGATGCCGCTGCACTCGGTGAACTCCTACGGCCTGTTCGCGGTGATGACGGTGGACCGGCCGGAAATCACGGTGGAGGGCTCGGACGACGGCGAGCACTGGCTGGAGTACCCGTTCCGATACAAGACGTCGGGCGTGGACCGCCCACCGCGACAGGTCGCCCCGCATCAGCCCCGGCTGGACTGGCAGATGTGGTTCGCCGCGCTGGGGTCGCCGCCCTCGTGGTTCCTGGCCCTGATGGAGCGGCTGCTGGAGGGCTCGCCGGAGGTGCTGGGGCTGTTCGCGTCCAACCCGTTCCCAGCCCGTCCGCCCCGGCTCGTACGGGCGGTGCTCCACGACTACCGGATGACGTCCCGGACGGAGCGCCAGCGCACCGGGGCCTGGTGGAAGCGGGAGCGGCGCGGGCTGTATGTGTCGCCGTTGACCCTCGCGCCCGGGTCGTCCGAGCAGGCGGGGCGGCTGACCTGGCACGTCTGA